One Glycine max cultivar Williams 82 chromosome 6, Glycine_max_v4.0, whole genome shotgun sequence DNA segment encodes these proteins:
- the LOC778148 gene encoding LOW QUALITY PROTEIN: bZIP transcription factor 29 (The sequence of the model RefSeq protein was modified relative to this genomic sequence to represent the inferred CDS: substituted 1 base at 1 genomic stop codon): protein MEGVDQRNSSAFGVPVPRPPNQKHGIPPSHPNINISPSATPCSRYSQRLRSPGSSHSRSLSQSPIFSLDSLPPLSPSPSAVTSMFDSISTTDMSVEESNVSSQVPLNAVHALLPPMKGHRRSSSDSPLGISGFMQSSPVSSGGESLGFEKPIQLVLKASFRDGLDGDRANEPVNGRKEEATDDLFRKYMNLDSFDNLNFPGMEDKDLDSRNSGSKTIESSDNEVESHVNGKVSGAQGASSSCLEERREGAKRSSNGDIAPGSRHRRSFSLDSSIGSFNIEDGLPKLPPSKNQIAQHSPSNSMDGKMSETSTEFGNGEFSAEEVKKIMESDKLAEIASIDPKRAKRILANRQSAARSKERKMXYIAELEHKVQTLQTETTTLSTQFTKLQRDNSGLKGENNEYKLRLQAMEQQSQLKDALNETLDAEVRRLRRAVSELGRESLTSCMDRQLAINQQMFQLQHQQPSQHKHFLLQNHHNQEEIQSWSQQIQGNELHPQAQIQ, encoded by the exons ATGGAAGGTGTTGATCAAAGAAATAGTTCTGCATTTGGTGTTCCAGTTCCAAGACCACCAAACCAGAAACATGGTATACCACCCTCTCACCCTAATATCAATATTTCACCTTCAGCAACTCCTTGTTCCCGATATTCTCAGCGATTGCGTTCTCCGGGTTCCTCCCATTCGAGGTCTTTGTCTCAATCTCCCATTTTCTCGTTGGATTCATTGCCCCCATTGAGTCCTTCACCTTCTGCTGTTACCTCCATGTTTGACTCAATCTCAACAACTGATATGTCCGTGGAGGAAAGTAATGTTTCCTCTCAGGTGCCCCTCAATGCAGTGCATGCCCTTCTTCCTCCTATGAAGGGACACAGGCGCTCTAGCAGTGATTCCCCTTTGGGAATCTCTGGTTTTATGCAGTCTTCTCCGGTTAGCTCGGGAGGAGAGAGCTTGGGGTTTGAGAAGCCGATTCAGCTGGTCTTGAAGGCGTCGTTTAGGGACGGCCTGGATGGGGACCGTGCTAATGAGCCTGTGAATGGGAGGAAGGAGGAGGCTACGGATGATTTGTTTAGGAAATACATGAATTTGGACAGCTTTGATAATCTGAACTTTCCTGGCATGGAAGATAAGGATTTGGATAGCAGGAACAGTGGTTCCAAGACGATTGAGAGCAGCGATAATGAAGTTGAGAGTCATGTGAATGGGAAGGTGAGTGGGGCTCAGGGGGCAAGTTCAAGCTGCTTGGAGGAAAGGAGGGAAGGAGCCAAGAGGAGTTCAAATGGAGACATTGCACCGGGTTCCCGGCACCGGAGGAGTTTTTCGTTGGATAGTTCCATAGGGAGCTTTAACATTGAAGATGGATTGCCTAAGCTTCCTCCTTCCAAAAATCAAATTGCTCAGCACTCACCTAGCAATTCAATGGATGGCAAAATGTCTGAAACCTCCACGGAATTTGGAAATGGCGAATTTAGTGCAGAGGAGGTAAAGAAAATAATGGAAAGTGATAAATTAGCTGAAATTGCTTCGATTGATCCCAAACGTGCAAAAAG GATTTTGGCTAATCGTCAATCAGCTGCTCGTTCAAAGGAGAGGAAGATGTGATACATTGCTGAATTGGAACACAAGGTGCAAACTCTTCAGACAGAAACAACCACATTGTCTACTCAGTTTACCAAATTACAG AGGGATAACTCTGGGCTTAAAGGTGAGAACAATGAGTACAAATTAAGGCTTCAAGCAATGGAACAACAATCTCAATTGAAAGATG CTTTGAATGAGACTTTGGATGCTGAAGTCCGGCGTTTGAGGCGTGCTGTTTCCGAACTTGGCAGGGAATCCCTCACGAGTTGCATGGATCGACAACTTGCTATTAACCAACAAATGTTCCAGTTACAACATCAACAGCCCAGCCAGCACAAACATTTTCTACTGCAAAATCACCATAATCAGGAAGAGATACAGTCTTGGTCACAACAGATTCAAGGCAATGAATTGCATCCCCAGGCACAGATTCAGTAA
- the LOC100809369 gene encoding Protein BASIC PENTACYSTEINE6-like: MDDAGHRENGRHKAADQYKSAQGQWLMQHQPSMKQIMAMIAERDAAIQERNLAISEKKAAYAERDMAYMQRDAAIAERNNAMLERDNAIATLQYRETSLSSGSMPSCPPGCQISRGVKHVHHPQQQVHHIPNMGDASYNTREMHTTEVLPAAPIPSETGKSRRAKRPKEPKSAPPNKKTSKPSKKVKKESEDLNNMFGKAHEWKSGQEMVNGGDDLNKQLAVSKADWKGQDLGLNQVAYDESTMPAPVCSCTGVLRQCYKWGNGGWQSACCTTTLSMYPLPAVPNKRHARVGGRKMSGSAFNKLLSRLAAESHDLSNPVDLKDHWAKHGTNRYITIK; this comes from the exons ATGGATGATGCTGGGCATCGTGAGAATGGAAGACACAAAGCAGCAGATCAATATAAATCTGCTCAGGGTCAG TGGTTGATGCAACATCAGCCTTCCATGAAGCAGATTATGGCAATGATTGCTGAAAGAGATGCAGCCATTCAAGAAAGAAATCTGGCCATTTCCGAGAAAAAAGCAGCATATGCTGAGCGTGACATGGCATACATGCAGCGAGATGCTGCAATTGCAGAACGTAATAATGCAATGTTGGAACGAGATAATGCAATTGCAACTCTTCAGTATCGTGAAACCTCCTTAAGTAGTGGCAGTATGCCATCATGCCCTCCAGGATGCCAAATTTCACGTGGTGTCAAGCATGTACATCATCCCCAACAACAGGTGCACCATATACCTAACATGGGTGATGCCTCTTACAACACAAGGGAAATGCACACAACGGAGGTCCTCCCTGCAGCCCCCATCCCTTCTGAGACTGGGAAGTCAAGGCGGGCCAAGCGACCAAAGGAACCAAAGTCAGCTCCACCTAATAAAAAGACTTCAAAACCCTCAAAAAAAGTCAAGAAGGAGAGTGAAGACTTGAATAATATGTTTGGCAAGGCACATGAGTGGAAGAGTGGTCAGGAAATGGTCAATGGAGGTGATGATCTTAACAAGCAGTTAGCAGTGTCGAAGGCTGATTGGAAAGGTCAGGACTTGGGGTTGAACCAAGTGGCGTATGATGAGTCAACCATGCCAGCGCCAGTATGCTCTTGTACCGGTGTCCTGAGGCAGTGTTACAAATGGGGTAATGGGGGTTGGCAGTCTGCCTGTTGCACAACTACTCTGTCAATGTATCCACTTCCTGCAGTGCCCAACAAGAGACATGCTCGGGTAGGCGGCCGGAAGATGAGTGGGAGTGCTTTCAACAAGCTGCTTAGTCGACTTGCAGCAGAAAGTCATGATCTGTCAAACCCTGTTGACCTCAAGGACCATTGGGCAAAACATGGAACGAACCGATACATCACAATAAAGTAG